CTATAGGGTATACTCTACCTTTTGTATTAGCTCTTATTTTAGCTTCACTTCTTAGGATACCAACAAAATTTTTGATGAGAAAATTTAAAATTAAAAACACCATAGCTTCATTATTTACTACTACTGTATTTTTCACAGTAATGGTTATATTATTGTCTTTAATTATAACCACTATAACTTCAGAAACAATACAACTAATAAAAAACATTCAATCTTATTTTTCAAGTAACAAAGATAATATCCTCCATTTTTTTGACAATTTACAAAACTATTATAAAAATTTAGATCCCAGCATTATAGGTAATATTGAGTCAAATATTTCTAACTATATAACCAAAACTATAAATGTTAGTATGGGTGCTTCATCAAAAATATTTTCCCTAACCCTAGGTTTTATGTCCACTATCCCTTATACCTTGATGGTTTTATTATTTACTTTACTTGCCACATATTTTTTCACAAAAGATTTATCATCTTCCAGCAATAAAATATTTGATTTAATTCCTAATAAAAATGGAGATAGAATACATTATATATTTGATGAATCAAAAAAAATGTTTAAAAACTATTTACTATCTTACTTACTTATAATCACTATAACATTTTTAGAAACATTAGTTGTTTTTTTAGTTTTTAAAGTTAAGTATGCCGTGACGCTAAGTATAGTATGTGGGATATTTGATTTGCTTCCCATTTTTGGTATAGGAGCTATATATATTCCCCTAATCGTAATATTTTTTATATATGGAAATTATGTAGCTGCTTTAGGCCTTCTAATATCTTATATAATTATCACCATAGTAAGACAAATTATAGAACCTAAAATAGTTTCCTCCTCGCTAGGTATAAATCCTGTTGCAGTTCTTGCTTCTATATTTATAGGTCTAAAAGCTAATGGTCTTATTGGCATGTTATTCTGTATGTTTTTAGTTGTGTTTTACAATATATTGAAAAAAGTTGAAGTTTTATAGAATAAAAAACCTCTTACATGGATAAAATCCAAATAGGAGGTTTTTTTATGGTAGATAAAGTTATTTTAGATTCAATGTCCCGTGATTGTACTTTTAAGTTAAGAGATATTATAAGTCAATATATTTTTCCCATAGCTAAATGCTCACGTCCCATTGTTGTTTTATGTATTGGAACCGACCGTTCTACCGGTGATAGCTTAGGACCATTGGTTGGAAACAAACTTAAATTTTTAGTTCGAAATAAAATTCATATTTACGGCAGCCTTGAGTGTCCCGTGCACGCGAAAAATTTATGTGAAACAATTGATGAAATTAACTATACCTTTACTGATCCTTACATTATTGCAATTGATGCATGCCTTGGAAGTTTACAAAATGTAGGGAAAATTATTGTTGAGGAAAAACCATTGTGCCCTGGTGCTGCTATGAATAAAGATTTGCCCAAAGTAGGTGATTTAAGCATAACTGGGGTTGTAAATATATCTGGAGCCTTTGAATTTATGGTTCTTCAAAATACTAGATTGTATACAGTAATGGTGCTGGCTGATGCCATTGCAAATGGTTTATATCATTCAATACTCAAAACTGTAGGAGGAAGAAAATTAAATTCCATTTATGAGGATTTCAATATAAAAGATGTTGAAGGTTAATTTGTTCACATAAAAAAACAAATATAAAATCTAAAGCATGTTTCAACAACATCTTATGATAATGTATTTGTTTTTTTATTATTTCATTTGAAATTAGATTAAAAGTCGTATCCATATCTTTCATATCTTTCTGTATGCCTTAAGATGATTTTTCATAAAGTTTGTACATACTTTTCATTTAAGCTAAAAATATATTAAAGAATGATTTTTAAAATATTGAACTATATACCTTATTACACAATATATATTCTATTTCATCAATAGTTTTACTTCCACTATCAATAATTAATGTTCCTTCTCTTCGTATATTATTTTGCATATTTAGATTTATAAGTCCACCATCTTTAAGTTTGCATATTATTGCATCACAATAGGTATTATTATCTCTATTATTTATTACAGTATATCCCCTTTTAATTAGTTCATCCTGTAAATATTCAAGTTCTTGTGAAATACATATTACCATAAAAAACCTCTTTATTTTTAGTGTGCCCAATAAAATTTTTTTTATTATAATATTTAAAATAAAACATTATTTATTTTTTAAACTCATGGCCTCTTGTAACACTTTATTTTCTTCCTCTGATAAATCGTACCTAGATATCCCCTTATCTATGGGTTTAGCATAGGTTGTGCTCTCAT
This DNA window, taken from Clostridium estertheticum, encodes the following:
- the ytvI gene encoding sporulation integral membrane protein YtvI; amino-acid sequence: MENILKKIDKLTVFFILYTFVFVIFFETIGYTLPFVLALILASLLRIPTKFLMRKFKIKNTIASLFTTTVFFTVMVILLSLIITTITSETIQLIKNIQSYFSSNKDNILHFFDNLQNYYKNLDPSIIGNIESNISNYITKTINVSMGASSKIFSLTLGFMSTIPYTLMVLLFTLLATYFFTKDLSSSSNKIFDLIPNKNGDRIHYIFDESKKMFKNYLLSYLLIITITFLETLVVFLVFKVKYAVTLSIVCGIFDLLPIFGIGAIYIPLIVIFFIYGNYVAALGLLISYIIITIVRQIIEPKIVSSSLGINPVAVLASIFIGLKANGLIGMLFCMFLVVFYNILKKVEVL
- the yyaC gene encoding spore protease YyaC — its product is MVDKVILDSMSRDCTFKLRDIISQYIFPIAKCSRPIVVLCIGTDRSTGDSLGPLVGNKLKFLVRNKIHIYGSLECPVHAKNLCETIDEINYTFTDPYIIAIDACLGSLQNVGKIIVEEKPLCPGAAMNKDLPKVGDLSITGVVNISGAFEFMVLQNTRLYTVMVLADAIANGLYHSILKTVGGRKLNSIYEDFNIKDVEG
- a CDS encoding YkuS family protein, which gives rise to MVICISQELEYLQDELIKRGYTVINNRDNNTYCDAIICKLKDGGLINLNMQNNIRREGTLIIDSGSKTIDEIEYILCNKVYSSIF